GTTTCTACGAATAATTTCAACTTCAGGCATTTCAGGCATTTTACTCGCCTCCCATCACTTTGCTTGCGCCCAATTTTCCCCCATATGAATATCAATGGTAAGCGGTACGTTAAGCTTTGCTACACCTTGCATAGAATTACGCAAAATTTCAGATACAATTTTCATTTCATCCTTTACGGTTTCAATGACTAACTCATCGTGTACCTGTAGCAAAATTCGACTACGTAAATTTCTTTTCTTTAGTTCATGAAAAGCATCAATCATCGCTTTTTTTATAATATCCGCGGCTGTTCCTTGTATTGGGGTATTCATTGCTGTACGTTCAGCAAAAGAGCGTTGATTATAATTACTACTATTAATTTCCGGCAAATACCTTTTTCGTCCAAATAAAGTTGTGACATACCCTTGTGTATGGGCATCTTTCACCATTTGATCAATAAATTCTTTTACACCTTGGCACTTTGTAAAATAACTTTCGATATAAATACCGGCTTCTTTCCTCGTCACTCCCAAATCCTTTGATAAACCATAATCACTAATCCCATATACGATTCCAAAATTTACGGCTTTTGCCCGACTTCTCAATTCACTTGTCACTTCTTCCATTGGTACACCAAATACTTCTGATGCAGTACGCGTATGAATATCTTGATTTTGTGTAAACGCTTCAACAAAATTTTTATCACCTGACATATGCGCCAATACTCTAAGTTCAATTTGTGAATAGTCAGCAGATAATAAGTAATCATAACCGACGCCTGGCACAAAAAGTTCACGAATTCTCTTTCCTGCATCCGTCCTTACAGGAATGTTTTGCAGATTCGGATCAGAGCTACTCAAACGACCGGTAGCAGTTACCATTTGATTAAACTGAGTATAAATTCTACCTGTTTTTTCATGAATTAATACACTTAGTCCATCCAAATACGTTGATTTTAATTTTGTTAATGTACGATATTCTAGAAGTTTGCGTATAATTGGATGATGATGCACTAAAGACTCTAAAACTTCAACATCCGTAGAATAACCGCGTTTTGTTTTCTTTATGATTGGCAATTCTAATTTTTCAAAAAGAATTTCACCAAGCTGTTTTGTTGAATTTACATTAAACTCCTGCTCTGCTAATTCATAAATCTCTTTCAATAAAACTTTTATTTTTTCCGCTATTTCTAGCGCCATATCCTGTAAATTATCTGCATGTACACTTATTCCCGCCCCTTCCATGGCGGCTAAAACTTCTACCAAGGGAATTTCAATTTCGTCGTACAAGCTTTCTAAATCATTCTCTTGTAATTTACTATGCAAAACTGTAGATAAATCATGAATACACAACGCCGACCAAGTTGCATAAATACATTCATTCTCAAAATCTTCTGGTTGATTATATTCTCCCAAATAACGTTCCATTAGTCTTGCTAAATCATAATTGTTATTTGTCGGTTCTAATAAGTACGCAGCTAACATTGTATCAAATAAACTACCTGCAATTGTTATATTTAAAGGATGACAAGCATGATACATAGGTTTTAAATCATGCGTAATTTTACAAATCGTCGCATCCGACAACAGTGCAAGGATATCCATCCACCCTTCAATTTTACTATCAATATAAGCACTATCACCATTTTCTGTAACGACTGCTAGCCCTTTTAAACTCATTTCCGGAATGCGACCATCTAAAACTGGTGCAAAAACGAATTTTCTTTCTGCACGAACCAATCGAATTAATCTTTCTACTTCCTCTTTATTTTTCAAATATACTGGCTCCGGCAATTCACTAACCACTGTACCAAACCCAAAGTCATCCGTTTCTCCAGGAAATAAAGTATCTAATCGCGACAAAACACTCCGAAATTCATATTGATTGCAAAAATCTCTTATTTTTTTAGTGTCAGGCTGAATTTTATATGATTCTAAATCAAATTCGATATCCATATCCCGAACGATGGTCGCTAATTTTTTCGACAGAATTGCTAATTCACGATTTTCTGTTAAACGCTCTTTTAATTTTTTGCCAGAAATATCATCAATATGCTCCAAAACATTTTCTAAAGAGTTATATTCCATCAATAGTTTTGTCGCTGTTTTTTCTCCGACACCTGGAACCCCCGGAATATTATCAGAACTATCTCCCATTAATCCTTTCAAATCAATTAATTGTAATGGTTCTAATCCATATTTTTCTTTAAATGCAATCTCATCAAAAATCTCCATTTCAGAAATGCCTTTTTTCGTCAACATCACTTTTATATTTCCACCAATAAGCTGCAAGGCGTCTTTATCGCCAGTAACTACAATAACCTCATGCCCTTCATTTGCCGCTCTTGTTGCCATTGTACCAATAATATCATCAGCCTCAAAACCAGCTTTTTCAACTAAGGCTATACCAAAAACCTCAATTAACTCATGCAATAGAGGAATCTGCGAAGATAATTCACTCGGTGTTTGCTTACGCGTAGCTTTATATTCATTAAACAATTCATTACGAAAAGTCTTTTTCCCTTTATCAAACGCAATAACTAATCGATCCGGTTGTAACTCTCCAATTAATTTCACCAGCATACTAGCAAATCCATAGACAGCATTTGTGTATTGCCCACTTGCCGTAGATAACAACGGTAATGCATAAAACGCGCGATAAAGAAAACTACTTCCATCTATTACAACAAATTTTTTCACTTTTTCCACCCCATCATTTAACCTCTTACTTTATATATTTATTTTAGCTATAACCATTATAACATTTGCTATTCACTTGAAAAGTCCTTTAAAATATGATAAAAAGGGTAAATTCACTTTGAATTTACCCTTTCTTCAATACAATTAAAATTGTTCATTACAACTTTCAATTCTCATCATATTGCGCCCAGCATCCCAATTTGCATACAATCCATAAAGCGTATGTACATCATCTTTATTTATATATAAAATATTATCTCGCACAAATCCTCTTGCATTTCCATAATAGCTAGTCAAATTTTGTGTATCTGGATTCCATTCTACATTTGTTTTTTGCTCAATTGCAATTGGAATGACTGGTAGATAGTAAATACCATTTTGTAGAACACCACGTTTATCTATCTTTTTTCCATTAACTAAAATCGAAAATGACTTACCGAGTACCATCGGCTCACCATTTGAATAAGCTAAGGCTTCATATAGCTTATCATTATCTACAAAACCGTTTAAACCATATCTAGTAAGTTGTTTATTAATCCCATCCATCGTTATCGTTTGGCAACCGTATTCATCAGGATAAATTTTTAAACTAACGTTTCCATCTAAGCCCTCACAAATAATCAATCGTTGATATGTAATTTTGACTGGAGTACCTATTTG
This genomic interval from Selenobaculum gibii contains the following:
- the polA gene encoding DNA polymerase I, giving the protein MKKFVVIDGSSFLYRAFYALPLLSTASGQYTNAVYGFASMLVKLIGELQPDRLVIAFDKGKKTFRNELFNEYKATRKQTPSELSSQIPLLHELIEVFGIALVEKAGFEADDIIGTMATRAANEGHEVIVVTGDKDALQLIGGNIKVMLTKKGISEMEIFDEIAFKEKYGLEPLQLIDLKGLMGDSSDNIPGVPGVGEKTATKLLMEYNSLENVLEHIDDISGKKLKERLTENRELAILSKKLATIVRDMDIEFDLESYKIQPDTKKIRDFCNQYEFRSVLSRLDTLFPGETDDFGFGTVVSELPEPVYLKNKEEVERLIRLVRAERKFVFAPVLDGRIPEMSLKGLAVVTENGDSAYIDSKIEGWMDILALLSDATICKITHDLKPMYHACHPLNITIAGSLFDTMLAAYLLEPTNNNYDLARLMERYLGEYNQPEDFENECIYATWSALCIHDLSTVLHSKLQENDLESLYDEIEIPLVEVLAAMEGAGISVHADNLQDMALEIAEKIKVLLKEIYELAEQEFNVNSTKQLGEILFEKLELPIIKKTKRGYSTDVEVLESLVHHHPIIRKLLEYRTLTKLKSTYLDGLSVLIHEKTGRIYTQFNQMVTATGRLSSSDPNLQNIPVRTDAGKRIRELFVPGVGYDYLLSADYSQIELRVLAHMSGDKNFVEAFTQNQDIHTRTASEVFGVPMEEVTSELRSRAKAVNFGIVYGISDYGLSKDLGVTRKEAGIYIESYFTKCQGVKEFIDQMVKDAHTQGYVTTLFGRKRYLPEINSSNYNQRSFAERTAMNTPIQGTAADIIKKAMIDAFHELKKRNLRSRILLQVHDELVIETVKDEMKIVSEILRNSMQGVAKLNVPLTIDIHMGENWAQAK
- a CDS encoding L,D-transpeptidase, giving the protein MLKSFGLILAMSFMVISIMILPVAAAEITNPSIVVNIPSRTLTIFADGKAIKVYNVGIGTKENKTPIGDFNVKAKEKNPIWIKPFQENVNSLKDNKEELVIIESGPDNPLGYRWIEFDGVYGIHGTNKPESIGGYVSNGCVRMVEADVEDLYEKVQIGTPVKITYQRLIICEGLDGNVSLKIYPDEYGCQTITMDGINKQLTRYGLNGFVDNDKLYEALAYSNGEPMVLGKSFSILVNGKKIDKRGVLQNGIYYLPVIPIAIEQKTNVEWNPDTQNLTSYYGNARGFVRDNILYINKDDVHTLYGLYANWDAGRNMMRIESCNEQF